From Aliarcobacter butzleri, the proteins below share one genomic window:
- the lepB gene encoding signal peptidase I — MLKKVYNWSSSWTGTIVIVLAIIFFIAQAFVIPSGSMKNTLLVGDMLFVKKFSYGIPTPRIPWLEVKVLPDFNDNGHLIEGERPKRGDIVVFRYPHNESIHYVKRAVATGGDIVALKDKHLYLHPKEGNEFVKANYPAENIVEIDDKLWVVDPYKKEHPGIHTDPSVTNNGYNPKELFNMHPIVIPEDETFMMGDNRDHSNDSRFWGTVPYKYIVGKPWFIYFSWDDDYKIRWDRVFKSVDSLEKNIDANTQINHEEGIY, encoded by the coding sequence ATGTTAAAAAAAGTTTATAACTGGTCATCTTCTTGGACTGGTACAATAGTAATTGTTCTTGCAATTATCTTCTTTATCGCACAAGCATTTGTAATTCCTAGTGGAAGTATGAAAAATACGCTTTTAGTTGGAGATATGCTTTTTGTAAAAAAATTTTCTTATGGAATACCAACACCAAGAATTCCTTGGTTAGAAGTTAAAGTTCTTCCAGATTTTAATGATAATGGACATTTAATAGAAGGAGAAAGACCAAAACGTGGTGATATCGTAGTATTTAGATATCCGCATAATGAGTCAATTCACTATGTAAAAAGAGCAGTTGCGACTGGTGGAGATATTGTTGCACTTAAAGATAAACACTTATATTTACATCCTAAAGAAGGAAATGAGTTTGTAAAAGCTAATTATCCTGCTGAAAATATTGTAGAAATTGATGATAAACTTTGGGTTGTTGATCCATATAAAAAAGAGCATCCAGGAATTCACACAGATCCAAGTGTTACAAACAATGGATATAATCCAAAAGAGTTATTTAACATGCATCCAATTGTTATTCCAGAAGATGAAACATTTATGATGGGGGATAATAGAGATCACTCAAATGATTCAAGATTTTGGGGAACAGTTCCATATAAATATATAGTTGGGAAACCTTGGTTTATCTATTTTTCATGGGATGATGATTATAAAATTAGATGGGATAGAGTATTCAAATCTGTTGATAGTCTAGAAAAAAATATTGATGCAAACACTCAAATTAATCATGAAGAAGGAATCTACTAA
- the folD gene encoding bifunctional methylenetetrahydrofolate dehydrogenase/methenyltetrahydrofolate cyclohydrolase FolD, with protein sequence MILLDGKALSEKIKAEVKLEVEEIVKEKEITPGLAVILVGNDPASATYVASKAKSCENAGIYSVVHKMPETITQEELLQTIAMMNKNPKLDGILVQLPLPKQIDTTVVLEAIDPLKDVDGFHPYNVGRMVSNLDAFLPATPFGVMRMFEEYGIELSGKNVVVIGSSDIVGKPMASLLINAKATVTVCNSRTKDLKAHTLAADIVVIAVGVPFLLKEDMVKDGAIVIDVGINRLDTGKLVGDADFEGLKNKCSFLTPVPGGVGPMTIAMLLKNTIKASKLREKRENRC encoded by the coding sequence ATGATATTATTAGATGGAAAAGCATTATCTGAAAAAATCAAAGCAGAAGTAAAACTAGAAGTTGAAGAAATAGTAAAAGAAAAAGAGATAACTCCAGGGCTTGCAGTTATTTTAGTTGGAAATGACCCAGCAAGTGCAACTTATGTAGCTAGCAAAGCAAAATCATGTGAAAATGCTGGAATTTATTCAGTAGTTCATAAAATGCCAGAAACTATTACTCAAGAAGAACTACTTCAAACAATAGCAATGATGAATAAAAATCCAAAACTTGATGGTATTTTAGTTCAATTACCTCTTCCAAAACAAATTGACACAACTGTTGTTTTAGAAGCTATTGATCCATTAAAAGATGTTGATGGATTTCATCCATATAATGTAGGAAGAATGGTTTCAAATCTTGATGCATTTTTACCTGCAACTCCATTTGGTGTTATGAGAATGTTCGAAGAGTATGGTATAGAACTTAGTGGAAAAAATGTAGTTGTTATTGGAAGTAGCGATATTGTTGGAAAACCAATGGCTTCACTTTTAATAAACGCAAAAGCAACAGTTACAGTATGTAATAGTAGAACAAAAGATTTAAAAGCTCATACATTAGCAGCTGATATAGTTGTAATTGCTGTTGGTGTTCCTTTCCTTTTAAAAGAAGATATGGTAAAAGATGGAGCAATAGTAATTGATGTTGGTATAAATAGACTTGATACAGGAAAACTTGTTGGTGATGCTGATTTTGAAGGATTAAAAAATAAATGTTCTTTTTTAACTCCAGTTCCAGGTGGTGTTGGTCCAATGACAATAGCAATGCTTTTAAAAAATACAATAAAAGCTTCTAAATTAAGAGAAAAAAGAGAAAATAGATGTTAA
- a CDS encoding 50S ribosomal protein L25/general stress protein Ctc — protein sequence MLEGIIRDSMTKQATKTLRREGYLIANIYGKGLENVAAAFKKNEFIKFLRNKETLAFDVKLGGNVLKVVVKEYQKCPLTSELLHVDLMVAQAGVRTSYSIPVKAVGTAKGLKNKGLLMVHTRRIPVKSTIENLPNEIVLDVTNLDTGDNILIRDIQFPANVDCYLDPRVPVVGVIKAK from the coding sequence ATGTTAGAGGGTATCATCAGAGATAGTATGACAAAACAAGCTACTAAAACTTTAAGAAGAGAAGGATATTTAATCGCAAATATCTATGGTAAAGGTTTAGAAAACGTTGCTGCAGCATTCAAAAAAAATGAGTTTATCAAATTTTTAAGAAACAAAGAAACTTTAGCATTTGATGTTAAATTAGGTGGAAATGTATTAAAAGTTGTAGTAAAAGAGTATCAAAAATGTCCATTAACTTCAGAGTTATTACACGTTGATTTAATGGTTGCACAAGCTGGAGTTAGAACTTCTTATAGTATTCCAGTTAAAGCTGTTGGAACTGCAAAAGGTCTTAAAAATAAAGGTCTTTTAATGGTTCATACAAGAAGAATTCCTGTAAAATCAACTATTGAAAATTTACCAAATGAAATAGTTTTAGATGTTACAAATTTAGATACAGGTGACAATATTTTAATTAGAGATATTCAATTCCCTGCAAATGTAGATTGTTATTTAGACCCAAGAGTACCAGTTGTTGGTGTTATTAAAGCTAAATAA
- the pth gene encoding aminoacyl-tRNA hydrolase — protein sequence MYLIVGLGNIGEKYQYTRHNVGFLVIDEMAKNLQTSNVNNSNFQSTLLKSGYNLFAKPTTYMNNSGVAVHSIKEYYKIDLENIIVIHDDLDLPFGTVKFKIGGGHGGHNGLKSLDSHIGKDYIRVRIGIGKPQNKDDVANFVLSDFSKEELNKLEDIIKHTINAIEALKTADIDEVKSKFTLK from the coding sequence ATGTATTTAATTGTTGGTCTTGGAAATATTGGTGAAAAATATCAATATACAAGACATAATGTAGGTTTTTTAGTTATCGATGAGATGGCTAAAAACTTACAAACTTCAAACGTAAATAATTCAAACTTTCAATCAACATTACTTAAATCTGGTTATAACCTTTTTGCAAAACCAACAACATATATGAATAATTCTGGTGTTGCAGTTCATAGTATAAAAGAGTATTATAAAATTGATTTAGAAAATATTATTGTAATTCATGATGATTTAGATTTACCATTTGGAACAGTTAAGTTTAAAATTGGTGGTGGTCATGGTGGACATAATGGTTTAAAATCTTTAGATTCTCACATTGGAAAAGATTATATTCGTGTAAGAATTGGTATTGGAAAGCCACAAAATAAAGATGATGTTGCAAATTTTGTATTAAGTGATTTTTCAAAAGAAGAGTTAAATAAATTAGAAGATATAATAAAACATACTATAAATGCAATTGAAGCACTTAAAACTGCTGACATTGATGAAGTAAAATCTAAATTCACATTGAAGTAA
- a CDS encoding LptF/LptG family permease, with protein MSILSKYILKKYLINFIIVLISLELFFVGIDYLQNFKNIPASANLQLLYILYNSFFTLTLALPLSIVFGWIVTLVLFIKNNEFVAFNALGATRKNIFMPVVIVSISLLITLIFLQMTPLAYSYEQKRKILNDEYFSNTKSDIFLKYNEYYVYFQKLLPLEKKAENIHIYKVKGDNLVETIIGEKAYFQNDKWYVVDVKVINKPENIDINNSKLDVRYEKFLHTLEGFKPKILDNVYESKSDFSIMDAVSALILLKDQGMNTQKIRTILYNQLIIPFFVIPILILVYSFASLNSRFFNMAKFVSFSIFGTLIVWGFFFLVFRLTSSGTVIPEISMLLTMFIWVIFSIYFYNKKINS; from the coding sequence ATGAGTATATTAAGCAAGTACATTTTAAAAAAATATTTAATTAACTTTATAATAGTTTTAATTTCATTAGAACTTTTTTTTGTTGGAATAGATTATTTACAAAATTTTAAAAATATTCCTGCTTCTGCAAACTTACAGTTACTTTATATTTTATATAATAGCTTTTTTACTTTAACTTTAGCCTTGCCTTTATCGATAGTTTTTGGCTGGATTGTAACTTTAGTTTTATTTATTAAAAATAATGAATTTGTAGCTTTTAATGCGCTTGGTGCAACAAGAAAAAATATTTTTATGCCAGTTGTTATTGTCTCAATATCTTTATTAATTACTTTGATTTTTTTACAAATGACACCGTTAGCTTACTCTTACGAACAAAAAAGAAAAATATTAAATGATGAATATTTCTCAAATACAAAAAGTGATATTTTTTTAAAATATAATGAATACTATGTATATTTTCAAAAATTATTACCTTTAGAAAAAAAGGCAGAAAACATTCATATTTACAAAGTTAAGGGCGATAATTTAGTTGAAACAATTATTGGTGAAAAAGCATACTTTCAAAATGATAAATGGTATGTTGTTGATGTAAAAGTTATAAATAAACCTGAAAATATAGATATTAATAACTCAAAACTTGATGTTAGATATGAAAAATTTTTACATACATTAGAAGGTTTTAAACCAAAAATTTTAGATAATGTATATGAAAGTAAATCAGATTTTTCTATTATGGATGCAGTATCAGCTTTAATTTTATTAAAAGATCAAGGCATGAATACTCAAAAAATAAGAACTATTTTATATAATCAATTAATTATTCCATTTTTTGTAATTCCTATCCTTATTTTAGTCTATTCATTTGCTTCATTAAATAGTAGATTTTTTAATATGGCAAAATTTGTATCCTTTTCAATTTTTGGAACATTGATTGTATGGGGATTTTTCTTTTTAGTATTTAGACTTACAAGTTCTGGTACTGTTATTCCTGAAATATCTATGCTTTTAACTATGTTTATTTGGGTAATTTTTTCTATTTACTTTTATAATAAAAAGATAAATTCTTAA
- a CDS encoding NUDIX domain-containing protein, giving the protein MASLVKAYGIVPYYVKGDDIKILLCKSVASKDRWGCLKGTKTRNETAYECAKREFFEESSISVDVALFEEYFEQLNDDKDVGVWLVNFKNIENIEKYFINDTLKEQYLSWENSKVKFFSLNNLPKIKKKQQDLINEIKDFLKSKNLHH; this is encoded by the coding sequence ATGGCATCTTTGGTTAAAGCTTATGGAATCGTTCCTTATTATGTAAAAGGGGATGATATAAAGATATTATTGTGCAAATCTGTAGCAAGTAAAGATAGATGGGGCTGCTTAAAAGGTACAAAAACTAGAAATGAAACTGCATATGAGTGTGCAAAAAGAGAATTCTTTGAAGAGAGTTCAATAAGTGTTGATGTCGCACTATTTGAAGAGTATTTTGAACAATTAAATGATGATAAAGATGTTGGAGTTTGGTTAGTAAATTTTAAAAATATAGAAAATATAGAAAAATATTTTATAAATGATACTTTAAAAGAACAATATTTATCTTGGGAAAATTCAAAAGTAAAATTCTTTTCTTTAAATAATCTTCCTAAAATAAAAAAGAAACAGCAAGATTTAATAAATGAAATTAAGGATTTTTTGAAAAGTAAGAATCTACACCATTAG
- a CDS encoding N-acetylmuramoyl-L-alanine amidase family protein, with the protein MRFFFLLIFSFNLLFSAANTSLEQQYRDAKIDFLKASLKDNDDEKITELQKIIDLGKKLKKDTRPDEKKLEVLRSKNLGKPITKNSTKSNQTQNVQSQTKSEEKKNSQNVLYSIKSVYTSNNTVVIDFNVDISQNDVKYFKLNPNPSYRDVFDINGYFKDAVNTKLSLDEVENIVVGQNQPNVLRIVFSNKTSPNITYTISKRQIIIIVNGNSSNKKVSKQEIKNEPKQTSSQNKTNSKQNSEVTTKTTTPTKVTTPKNSINKTIVIDAGHGGDDVGAVGPNKRYEKVINLNVAKYLESILKQRGYKVYLTRSTDVFIKVMDRTVLANEKNADLFISIHTNSMPKEKANSTSGIETFFLSPARSERAKKVAALENKDDIREMNESSKSAFLESLNRPRITASHKFAIDVQSGLLQAARTKYKDVNDSGVKEGPFWVLVGAQMPSILIEVGFISHPEESRRLYEKDYQQLLANGIANGVDSYFSKNP; encoded by the coding sequence TTGAGATTTTTTTTTCTCCTTATCTTTTCTTTTAATTTACTCTTCTCAGCGGCTAATACTAGTCTTGAGCAGCAGTACCGTGATGCAAAAATAGATTTTCTAAAAGCATCACTAAAAGATAATGATGATGAAAAAATAACAGAACTACAAAAAATCATAGATTTAGGTAAAAAACTAAAAAAAGATACTCGTCCTGATGAAAAAAAACTTGAAGTTTTAAGATCTAAAAATTTAGGGAAACCTATTACAAAGAATAGTACAAAATCAAATCAAACTCAAAATGTACAATCACAAACAAAATCTGAAGAGAAAAAAAACTCACAAAATGTTTTATATTCTATAAAATCTGTTTATACTTCAAATAACACAGTTGTAATTGATTTTAATGTTGATATTAGCCAGAACGATGTGAAATACTTTAAACTAAATCCTAACCCATCTTATAGAGATGTTTTTGATATAAATGGTTATTTTAAAGATGCTGTTAATACAAAATTATCATTAGATGAAGTCGAAAATATTGTTGTAGGACAAAATCAACCAAATGTTTTAAGAATTGTTTTTTCTAATAAAACAAGCCCAAATATAACATATACAATAAGTAAAAGACAAATTATAATAATAGTAAATGGAAATAGCTCAAATAAAAAAGTTTCTAAACAAGAAATAAAAAATGAACCTAAACAAACTTCATCTCAAAATAAAACAAATTCAAAACAAAATTCTGAAGTAACTACTAAAACAACAACTCCCACAAAAGTTACAACTCCAAAAAATAGTATAAATAAAACTATAGTTATAGATGCTGGTCATGGTGGTGATGATGTTGGTGCAGTAGGACCAAATAAAAGATATGAAAAAGTTATAAATTTAAATGTAGCAAAATATTTAGAATCAATTTTAAAACAAAGAGGTTACAAAGTATATCTTACAAGAAGTACAGACGTTTTTATTAAAGTTATGGATAGAACAGTTTTAGCAAATGAAAAAAATGCAGACCTTTTCATCTCTATTCACACAAACTCTATGCCAAAAGAAAAAGCGAATAGTACAAGCGGTATTGAGACATTTTTCTTAAGTCCTGCTAGAAGTGAAAGAGCAAAAAAAGTTGCTGCTTTAGAAAATAAAGATGATATTAGAGAGATGAATGAATCATCAAAAAGTGCATTTTTAGAAAGCCTTAATCGTCCAAGAATAACAGCTTCTCATAAGTTTGCAATAGATGTTCAATCTGGTTTGTTACAAGCAGCTAGAACAAAGTATAAAGATGTAAATGATTCAGGAGTAAAAGAAGGACCTTTTTGGGTTTTAGTTGGAGCTCAAATGCCATCAATTTTAATAGAAGTTGGATTTATTTCTCACCCTGAAGAGAGTAGAAGACTTTATGAAAAAGATTATCAACAACTTTTAGCAAATGGTATTGCTAATGGTGTAGATTCTTACTTTTCAAAAAATCCTTAA
- a CDS encoding nitronate monooxygenase, translating into MKIGKYEIRHPIIQGGMGVGISWDQLAGTVSLEGGLGVISAVGTGYYKNLSEKVHIITKRDKPKDVINFYSKDALKEIFDNARKICGKLPLACNILYAINDYGRVVKDACEAGANIIITGAGIPTNMPEFTKDFPDVALVPIVSSARALKLICKKWQRYNKIPDAVIVEGPLSGGHQGFKYEDCYKEEFQLENIVPPVIEEAKNWGDIPVIAAGGIWDKKDIDKFLGLGCVGVQMATRFIGTFECDADAKFKQVLLNAKKDDIQLMKSPVGLPARGVRTNLQFSIENHTAPKVQCVSNCVAPCNRGHEAKIVGYCIADRLGAAYQGDVETGLFFSGSNGYKIDKIISVKELMEKLVKGE; encoded by the coding sequence GTGAAAATAGGAAAATATGAAATAAGGCATCCAATTATTCAAGGTGGAATGGGTGTAGGAATAAGTTGGGATCAATTAGCTGGAACTGTTAGTTTAGAAGGTGGTCTTGGTGTAATCTCTGCTGTTGGTACTGGTTATTACAAAAATTTAAGTGAAAAAGTTCACATAATTACAAAAAGAGATAAACCTAAAGATGTAATAAACTTTTATAGTAAAGATGCATTAAAAGAGATTTTTGATAATGCAAGAAAAATCTGTGGAAAACTTCCTCTAGCATGTAATATTTTATATGCAATAAATGATTATGGAAGAGTAGTAAAAGATGCTTGTGAAGCAGGAGCAAATATCATAATTACAGGAGCTGGAATTCCTACAAATATGCCTGAATTTACAAAAGATTTTCCAGACGTTGCACTTGTTCCAATTGTTTCAAGCGCAAGAGCTTTAAAACTTATTTGTAAAAAATGGCAAAGATACAATAAAATTCCTGATGCAGTAATCGTTGAAGGACCTTTAAGTGGTGGGCATCAAGGATTTAAGTATGAAGATTGTTATAAAGAAGAGTTTCAATTAGAAAATATTGTTCCTCCTGTTATTGAAGAAGCTAAAAATTGGGGAGATATTCCAGTTATTGCAGCTGGTGGAATTTGGGACAAAAAAGATATTGATAAATTCTTAGGTCTTGGTTGTGTTGGTGTTCAAATGGCAACTAGATTTATAGGAACATTTGAATGTGATGCAGATGCAAAATTTAAACAAGTTTTATTAAACGCAAAAAAAGATGATATTCAACTAATGAAATCTCCGGTTGGTCTTCCAGCACGAGGAGTTAGAACAAATCTACAATTTTCAATAGAAAACCACACAGCTCCAAAAGTTCAATGTGTTTCTAATTGTGTTGCACCTTGTAACAGAGGACATGAAGCAAAAATCGTTGGTTACTGTATAGCAGATAGATTGGGTGCAGCATATCAAGGTGATGTTGAAACTGGTTTATTCTTTTCTGGTTCAAATGGCTATAAAATAGATAAAATAATTTCTGTAAAAGAACTAATGGAAAAATTAGTTAAAGGAGAGTAA
- the tyrS gene encoding tyrosine--tRNA ligase — MDNRVLEALNEIKRGVAEIIDFEAIEKLIKRYFETGENFYVKAGFDPTAPDIHLGHTVLIQKLALFQKFGGIVQFLIGDFTATIGDPTGKSETRKVLSREQVLNNAETYKQQVFKILDENKTQVVFNSSWLNELGTAGLIALASNLTVARMLERDDFSKRYSSNTPIAVSEFLYPLLQGYDSIALNSDVELGGTDQKFNLLMGRTLQKAYNSKKQQAVLMMPILEGLDGVQKMSKSLGNYIGVTDEPFDMFGKILSISDELMWRYYELLSSKSLKEIEELKINVENGSKHPKKVKEELAMEIVDRFHGAGFGEKAKDEFEKVFAKKDIPTEIEEFHFEKEIWICQALVDSKLVDSTSQARRDIKANAVSINQEKINDDKLILEKGEYILQKGKKSFAKILIK; from the coding sequence ATGGATAATAGAGTTTTAGAAGCATTAAATGAGATAAAAAGAGGAGTTGCAGAAATTATCGATTTTGAAGCAATAGAAAAATTAATAAAAAGATATTTTGAAACTGGTGAAAATTTTTATGTAAAAGCAGGATTTGATCCAACTGCACCAGATATTCACTTAGGACATACAGTTTTAATTCAAAAGCTTGCACTTTTCCAAAAATTTGGTGGAATTGTACAGTTTTTAATTGGTGACTTTACTGCAACAATTGGTGATCCAACAGGAAAAAGTGAAACTAGAAAAGTATTAAGTAGAGAACAAGTTTTAAATAATGCAGAAACATATAAACAACAAGTATTTAAAATTTTAGATGAAAATAAAACACAAGTAGTATTTAATAGCTCATGGTTAAATGAATTAGGAACTGCTGGACTTATAGCTTTAGCTTCAAATTTAACAGTTGCTAGAATGTTAGAACGAGATGATTTTTCAAAAAGATATAGTTCAAATACTCCAATAGCAGTAAGTGAATTTTTATATCCATTACTTCAAGGGTATGATTCAATTGCATTAAATTCAGATGTTGAGTTAGGTGGAACAGACCAAAAATTCAATTTATTAATGGGAAGAACTTTACAAAAAGCATATAACTCTAAAAAGCAACAAGCTGTTTTAATGATGCCAATTTTAGAAGGATTGGATGGTGTTCAAAAAATGTCTAAATCTTTAGGTAACTATATTGGTGTTACAGATGAACCTTTTGATATGTTTGGAAAGATTTTATCAATTTCTGATGAACTTATGTGGAGATATTATGAACTACTTTCATCAAAATCTTTAAAAGAGATTGAAGAATTAAAAATTAATGTAGAAAATGGTTCAAAACATCCTAAAAAAGTAAAAGAAGAACTTGCAATGGAAATTGTTGATAGATTTCATGGAGCAGGATTTGGAGAAAAAGCTAAAGATGAATTTGAAAAAGTATTTGCAAAAAAAGATATTCCAACAGAGATAGAAGAGTTTCACTTTGAAAAAGAGATTTGGATTTGTCAAGCTTTAGTTGATTCAAAATTAGTAGATTCAACTTCTCAAGCAAGACGAGATATTAAAGCAAATGCAGTTTCTATAAATCAAGAAAAAATAAATGATGATAAACTAATTTTAGAAAAAGGTGAATATATTTTACAAAAAGGTAAAAAAAGTTTCGCTAAGATATTAATAAAATAA